CACGAAACAGCTTACCCAAATGTCCATTAAACAATCATCACCAGATAATGATTGGGAGGAACGGGAATTTCGCAAGAACTTCGGGCTTTACAGTTCGTTtcacacatttatataattattcaaaatatggcaaaaaatacatatgtatatgacTGTTTTACAGAAACTTACGAAAGTGCACGGTCTGTTGAAAAGGCTGTCGGAGAAATGTCTGTGTCGGACGATAATATTATACTGCCAACAGTCGACAATTCCCAAAAGAAACGgctgataaaaaaaaggaaattctATGGCTGTACATCGAATGACGAAGGTATATACATTTGTACAcgaaattatgtatattaaaattattaaatacaaattttacaatttgtagATGAGCGGATAAGCAATAAGCGTATTACAATGCCCTCCAATTACATTCCACAAATTGAGAGCCAGGTGTCCAACTTAGCGAGTCCCTCTGCAAGCAATTCAATTGTGAACCCAAAGCCaggtttgttatttatatatgtacagcATACAactaatacaaaatttttttacattataaactactatttttatagtaaGCAGTTCCAGTCAGTCGAACATGcagatttcaaataaatatgatgaaaTATCTGATAATGATTTGAAAACATGTCTAAAGGAGACTTCTGATCGCAGCGACCAGGAAGCTTCCGAAAGAGATTCCGAATGTGATAGTACAGGTATTACAGTAATTGTCATTTTTACATTGATTGTAGAAGATAACATAAAAGTTGATATTTTCAAtccttataatataaataatgtgagTCTTTAGATACCTTCCCTTTGTCATGTTGCTTTTCAGAAACGCTGGAGACAAGTATAAAGGCCAATGCAAAAAAAACGGAAACACAAAAaggtatattttaaattataacaatttacgtagtaaaaatattatggtgaatgtaagtatttataaataacaacagttttactaattatttatatcactttTCGGAAATGtggaaagaaattataaaagttggGCACGAAAAACAGTTCACCACTTCAACATTAAAAGGTAGGTTTgaaatcgttatttttttcagattttgtaTTGTTAATAGAACTCATTTATTTGccaataacaaatatatttggtGCAATTCTACAGGAAGTTCAAAAGCTCGGCCAGTGATTGCATCTCAGGTGATAATGTACAATACGAGTGAATCAAATTTGatacaaaatgcaaatttccACAATGATAGCGAAGACAATTTGGAGAACCAACGTCCAGATGACGT
The nucleotide sequence above comes from Linepithema humile isolate Giens D197 chromosome 4, Lhum_UNIL_v1.0, whole genome shotgun sequence. Encoded proteins:
- the LOC136999805 gene encoding uncharacterized protein, giving the protein MTFYVLLYDIYCITVPSSWVNLKRYTVQMPKNTKQLTQMSIKQSSPDNDWEEREFRKNFGLYKTYESARSVEKAVGEMSVSDDNIILPTVDNSQKKRLIKKRKFYGCTSNDEDERISNKRITMPSNYIPQIESQVSNLASPSASNSIVNPKPGLLFIYVQHTTNTKFFYIINYYFYSKQFQSVEHADFK